A region of the Nitrososphaerota archaeon genome:
AACCCTAGGCCTCTCGTCAAGAAGATGTAAGAGCACACGCCTACTGGCCATTACGAGCTGCATCAAACCTGCGTATTATAAAGCCTTCTTGCAGTCTTCAATATAATTAGAGATAGGCTTAAAGTGCACTATTTTGGTGTAATAAGAAGGGTTGGCTAGGGAGGAGGCAAAGAACTGGTATGAGGGAGCCCTCATCGACCTCGAGGAATCTAAATCAGCTCTCTTGAACAAAAGACTGAACTGGGCTCTCTTCGCAGCACACCAAGCCGTGGAGAAGGCGCTCAAAGCAGCCTACATTATTCTAAAGAGGAAGAGGGGCCCTAAGACCCACGACTTAACAAGGTTGGCATCTGTGTTCGACTTTCTTGCCGATTTCAGACCAATAGTATCGGAGCTCTCACCCTACTATACGGTCGCAAGGTACCCTAACGCTGCGTTTGAGAGACCTTGGGAGGCGATCAGCGAAGAGACCGCTAAGAGGCTCGTTGAAGCTGCTGAGGCGGTGGTTAGAAGGGTTGGTGTTGAGCTCGGCTTTAGAAGCCCTTGATCTACCTAGGCGTGTTAAGGCTG
Encoded here:
- a CDS encoding HEPN domain-containing protein, giving the protein MAREEAKNWYEGALIDLEESKSALLNKRLNWALFAAHQAVEKALKAAYIILKRKRGPKTHDLTRLASVFDFLADFRPIVSELSPYYTVARYPNAAFERPWEAISEETAKRLVEAAEAVVRRVGVELGFRSP